In the Drosophila virilis strain 15010-1051.87 chromosome 4, Dvir_AGI_RSII-ME, whole genome shotgun sequence genome, GGGATTGTAACCCCCGAGTGGAGCACCCTGTATGCAAGAATAAAATTACAAGCTCGTCCCCATTTGGTATCACATTTCAGAGACAATTAGAAGTTTCAAACGTTGGGCTTTTATTACTTATTCATAGCACCATGTCAAATTAGAAGACATTTCGTTTTAGGTTCCAAGTCCATATACACTCAAATAGGACATGTGTGCTTTTTGGTAGGGTAAGGGGAAATGGGAAAGGGGGTCGGGCAAAGGGGGGTGGGGGTGTGGCCAGTAGCCAAATCCAAGTCTTGAGTCAGCACgggcttttgttttggctttggctcaaATATTGTGGCCTAGCCTTGAAACACATTTAACATATCGTTAAATAGAATTCTCCATACAACACGCACACCAGCAAaacgcatttatttattatgatgAACCTATCCGCCATATCGCTTGAagattatatatgtattcgcGTATACAACTTTAGTTCATTTCGGGCCTCACTTTATCGATTAACTTTAGTTAAAACAAACTGAATTGGACAACCATTGGCAATTGCCGAGCTTGTTAGCTTTACCTACGGGCACACACGATATCGCAGCCGGAACGTGAATATATAGCGGAATATGCTGTGCGgaattagaaaatatatatgtatattgcgAAACCGAAGCGAGCTTATCGCAGTATCTATTGCGAGCAGCAGTTGATTTTAGAAGCAAACATGAACAACTACCAGCTACGGCGATATCCACAACAACCGCAACCCTAAGTAGACCAAGCGCCCCTTCCAGGCCCCGTTGTCAACCAGAAGGGCggcgcgagagcgagagccACGCACGAAGCTTAACGAATACGTGGAATCAATCGAGGACCCAATATATACCGGCCAGAGCCAAGCGATTGCACCTGTTCAAGGCGCCAGGGTTGAATTTTTTTTCGGCAACTAAGGAGCAGGACCACAACACGCATTCTCCGCATGCGACTTGCGAGTCGCGGCTGGTAACTAGGCATGGCTCCAAAATTGTTTGGGACATTAGCGGGTTGCCGGGGCAACGCATAAATTCGCCAGCCCGAACATGGCCAGCGCCCGGCAGCAGACATATGTTTAATGGGCATCAAGGGAAATGGATGAGGAGACGAGCACCAAAAATGGGCTAACAAATAAAACGTTTCTCGAGGAGGTTAACTTTCCAGAGCCGGGCATTATTAATCTGGACATGATCAAATCCGCCTATCTGGAGGAGGGACAACGTGGCGAGACGCGTCGCTTGCATCAGCTGGAGCCCGTGGTACTGGAGCGCATCACAACAATGCGGCTGGAGTTCAAAAGTGAGTCAAATCTATCAGaatataaaagtatattatttatacttggataataacaaaatatctcAGTTCTCAGAACACCATggaatattatgtatatacgaATAATTAAGAAAGAATAAAACTTAGTAATCCGATTTcatagatttatttatttacataacaTTTAAAAGATTATAAAGAttataaaaatgattattaATGGCACACATTATAATGCTCAAAATTCAGATATATTACGCATCGATCATTTGTGGGTTCTGCCGAacctgaccaaactctgtcTCAATTGCAACAAAATCGAAGTAATCGAGCACATTGGAATGCTGACTGCACTCAAGGAACTCAATCTGAGCTTTAACTATATAACCAAAATTGAGAATCTGGAGACATTGGTCAATCTGGAGGTATTATCTTTGTTTAGCAATCGCATAACAAAAATCGAAAACCTGGAGACATTAGATAAATTGGTCATACTGAGCATCGGTAACAATTTGATCGAGGTTTTGGATGGCGTAAGTCGAATCTGAGCCTAACAATTGATACCAtatactaatatatatatgtgcttaTTACCTATTTCACAGATTGATCGCCTGCGCTTTGTCAAGAGCTTGAGAGTACTTAACCTGGAAGGGAATCCCATTGCCAAGCTGCCAGACTTTCCGCTCTCGCAATATGTAACCGCAATATTGCAGCAATTGAATTACTATGAATACGTTTACATCAAGGATGAAATGCGCGAAGCGGCTCAAAAGAGATTTTAGTAAGATATTTGAAaccaatttgaaaatattacaaatataatatattccaCTCTAACAGCAGGGAACTGCGCGAAATCGAGGGCAAACAGGAAAAGGAGATACACGCTCGGGAGACAAAGGCACGCGAACTCGCCGAGGCGGAACGTTTGTCTTCCAGTTTTGTAGAGCATCTGGATGGCCACCAGCTGTATGAGACCATGTGGCGTGGCGACAATGACGGCAAAGCTCTGATGTTAATTGGCCCAGTCGCACAAGAGCTGGCGGAGGAGTACGAAAACGATGTATTCGAGCTAACTCAGAAGATTTACAAACTGGGTCTGGAGCGCTTCAGCGAACGCGATGCGGAAATTAAGGATTTTATGGGCAGTCTACGGGAAGGCCAACAGGAGCTGCAGACGCTCGGTCAGCAACATATTGAAGAATTTATGCAATTTAGGGATAAGATCTTTGAGGAAGCGAGCAGCACGCTGCGTGAACTGGAGGCTGGCGATGAGGATGCGCCGGAGCACTTGCAACTATGCGAAGCGATGGACGCACTGAATGCGCAGTTTGACGATGCGCTGAATGAGATGTGGCAAAATCTAATGGCACAGGAGCTGCACCTGCACGAGGCAGTTGAGGTAAGTTTAGCTGCCTGTCTAGTCTGTAAATCATAGAATCTGTGTTTTCACAGGAGACCACGCTGAACTTTGAACGTCGAATTACGCGCTTAATGGCCAGCTTCATAGAGGAGGCGCAAATTTACTTTCTCCAGCTGCGCGATGTTTGCGAACACTTCGCGGACAACATGACCGATGCAGTGTCGCGTTTCATATCGCATAAGCTGGCGCTGCAAGATCTGGATGC is a window encoding:
- the TbCMF46 gene encoding dynein regulatory complex subunit 3 encodes the protein MDEETSTKNGLTNKTFLEEVNFPEPGIINLDMIKSAYLEEGQRGETRRLHQLEPVVLERITTMRLEFKNILRIDHLWVLPNLTKLCLNCNKIEVIEHIGMLTALKELNLSFNYITKIENLETLVNLEVLSLFSNRITKIENLETLDKLVILSIGNNLIEVLDGIDRLRFVKSLRVLNLEGNPIAKLPDFPLSQYVTAILQQLNYYEYVYIKDEMREAAQKRFYRELREIEGKQEKEIHARETKARELAEAERLSSSFVEHLDGHQLYETMWRGDNDGKALMLIGPVAQELAEEYENDVFELTQKIYKLGLERFSERDAEIKDFMGSLREGQQELQTLGQQHIEEFMQFRDKIFEEASSTLRELEAGDEDAPEHLQLCEAMDALNAQFDDALNEMWQNLMAQELHLHEAVEETTLNFERRITRLMASFIEEAQIYFLQLRDVCEHFADNMTDAVSRFISHKLALQDLDAVPQELRMCIDDRESLLRIVGDMKATQISRIEEREDRMATRSKEFINSYVEKLSKDEMKRHRAKILEINSFMEMMTKAMANLPEEIHSELFLDER